The following proteins come from a genomic window of Lolium rigidum isolate FL_2022 chromosome 5, APGP_CSIRO_Lrig_0.1, whole genome shotgun sequence:
- the LOC124654466 gene encoding endoglucanase 24 — protein sequence MVSKRGGCCGWLIVALVLALVATAAVVAIMKRKPGGGGGGGSSRRPKPLPVPGPPGDVDSKYGDSLGIALQFFQVQKAGKLVDNQIPWRGDSALDDGKEAKLDLSKGLYDAGDHMKFTFPMAFTATVLAWSILEYGDQMTAAKQLDPALDGLRWITDFLIAAHPSDNVLYIQVGDPDLDHNCWQRPETMTEKRPLTQINPKSPGSDIAAEAAAAMAAASMVFKSSDTKYSDTLLQHAQKLFTFADTYRGISSDTYPKLQSYYNSTSYVDELLWAASWLYHATGDQTYLSYVTVQNGKAYADWGRPTWFSWDDKLPGTQVLLSRVNFFGSKQTSNAENMGLKSYRDTAEAVICGLLPDSPSATGSRTGGGLVWISGWNSLQHATNAAFLAVVYSDYMLTSQTAAVECSGKYFSPTDIRNFAISQANYILGDNPMKLSYLVGYGSNYPQQVHHRGASIPSDAKTGCKGFDYLHSTSPNPNIATGALVGGPFQNDSFVDLRDNAVQTESSTYNSGTLVGLLSGLVTMSSIAKTFT from the exons ATGGTGTCCAAGAGGGGGGGCTGCTGCGGGTGGCTGATCGTGGCGCTGGTGCTGGCGCTCGTGgccacggcggcggtggtggccatcATGAAGCGGAAGCccgggggaggaggcggcggaggctccAGCCGCCGCCCCAAGCCGCTCCCCGTCCCCggcccgcccggggacgtcgactCCAAGTACGGTGACTCGCTCGGGATCGCGCTCCAGTTCTTCCAGGTCCAGAAGG CGGGGAAGTTGGTGGACAACCAGATCCCGTGGCGGGGCGACTCGGCGCTGGACGACGGGAAGGAGGCGAAGCTGGATCTCTCCAAGGGGCTCTACGACGCCGGGGATCACATGAAGTTCACCTTCCCCATGGCGTTCACGGCCACGGTGCTCGCGTGGTCCATCCTCGAGTACGGGGACCAGATGACCGCCGCCAAGCAGCTCGACCCTGCGCTCGACGGGCTCCGCTGGATCACCGATTTCCTCATCGCCGCGCATCCGTCAGACAACGTGCTGTACATTCAG gttggtgATCCTGATCTAGATCACAACTGTTGGCAAAGGCCAGAAACAATGACTGAGAAAAGGCCGCTCACACAGATTAACCCAAAGTCCCCTGGATCAGATATCGCTGCTGAGGCAGCAGCGGCCATGGCAGCAGCCTCAATGGTTTTCAAATCCAGTGACACAAAATACTCGGATACACTTCTTCAACATGCACAGAAGTTGTTTACTTTCGCTGATACCTACAGAGGCATCTCTAGTGACACCTATCCAAAGCTCCAGAGCTATTATAATTCAACTAGTTATGTTGATGAGCTCCTGTGGGCAGCGAGTTGGCTCTATCACGCGACAGGAGATCAGACGTATCTCAGTTACGTGACTGTGCAAAATGGGAAGGCTTATGCTGATTGGGGAAGGCCAACATGGTTCAGCTGGGATGACAAGCTCCCGGGGACACAG GTTCTCTTGTCAAGAGTCAATTTCTTTGGATCCAAACAGACATCTAATGCTGAAAACATGGGGCTCAAATCGTACAGAGACACTGCTGAAGCTGTCATTTGTGGGCTTCTACCCGATTCTCCATCTGCCACTGGTAGTAGGACTGGCG GAGGGTTGGTGTGGATAAGTGGGTGGAATTCTCTGCAGCATGCCACAAATGCAGCATTCCTTGCTGTTGTTTACAGCGACTACATGCTGACGTCACAAACAGCAGCAGTGGAGTGCAGTGGAAAGTATTTTAGCCCAACAGATATCCGCAATTTTGCTATATCACAG GCAAATTACATATTGGGCGACAACCCAATGAAGCTTAGCTACCTGGTGGGATACGGGAGCAACTACCCGCAGCAGGTACACCACAGGGGGGCATCGATCCCCTCAGATGCTAAAACAGGCTGCAAAGGATTCGACTACCTCCACTCGACCAGTCCGAACCCAAATATTGCCACAGGAGCCCTTGTGGGCGGGCCATTCCAGAATGACTCCTTTGTAGACTTGCGTGACAATGCGGTGCAGACAGAGTCAAGCACTTACAACAGCGGCACCTTGGTAGGCCTGCTCTCAGGTCTTGTCACTATGTCGTCCATCGCCAAGACATTCACATAG